The genomic stretch TGGATGCCCGGACGGGCGCGGGCGAGGGGGACGTGTGGTTGGCGGCGGGTGGTCCTTCGGCCGACCCGTCGGGATTGGACGTGCTGTGGGCACTGGCGCGCGGAATGCGCGTCGTCCTTCCACCCGAGCGGCTCGCCGCGCGCTTCGCCGTCCTGGGCCGCAATCCGGACACGCGGCGGCCTCTCGACTTCAGTCTTTCGTATTTCGCGAACGATGAGGACTCGCTGGGCGAGGAGAAGTACGAGCTGCTCCTCGAAGGCGCGAAGTTCGCGGACGCACACGGCTTCTCCGCTGTCTGGACGCCGGAGCGGCGTTTCCACTCCTTCGGTGGCTTGTATCCGCAGCCTTCGGTGGTCGGCGGCGCGCTGGCGATGCTCACGCGGCACGTGCAGATTCGCGCGGGCAGCGTGGTGTTACCGCTCCATGACCCCATTGAAGTCGCCGAGCAGTGGTCCGTGGTGGACAACCTGTCCCGTGGGCGCGTGGGGCTGTCCTTCGCCACGGGGTGGCACGCGAATGACTTCTCGCTCTCACCGGGGACCTTCGACCGGCGGCGCGAGGTGCTCATCGAGCGCCTGGAGGAAGTGCGGCGGCTGTGGCGCGGCGGCACGGTGCTGCGGCGCAACGGCGCGGGCAATGAAGTGGAGTTGGCGCTGCGGCCCAAGCCGAAGCAGAAAGAGCTGCCGGTCTGGCTGACGTCCACCGGCAACCCGGAGACGTTCCGGAAGGCCGGTGAGGTGGGGGCGGGCATCCTCACCAACGTGCTCGGACTGGGCTCGAACCTGGACGAGCTGGCGACGAAGGTGGCGCTCTACCGCGAGACGTACCGCAAGGCGGGACACGGCCCAGGCCAGGGGCACGTCACGTTGATGCTTCACACCTTCCTCGGCCAGGACCTGGACGAGGTGCGCGAGGCTGTGCGCGAGCCGCTGCTGCGGTACTTCCGCAGCTCGGTGGACGTGTTCGCCAACCTGGTGGCGAGCCAGGGCCTTCAGGTGGATGTGCGCGGCCTCACGCCGGAGGACGTGGAGGTGATGCTTGCCCAGGGGGTGGAGCACTACATCAAGGAAGGTGGCCTCTTCGGCTCGGTGGAGGACTGCGTGCGCGTGGTGGAGCGCGTGCGCTCCCTGGACGTGGACGAGATTGCCTGCCTCGTCGACTTCGGCGTGGAGCTGGAGCCGATGATGTCCAGCCTCCGCCTGCTGGACGTGGTGCGCCAGCGCAGCCAGGTGCAGGCCCTGCCCGCGGACGCGGTGCTGGCCGAAGGCGATGCTGGATTCGGCGCACTGCTGTCGCTGGTGCGAGACGAGGGCGTCACGACGCTGCGCTGCGCGCCGTCGCAGGCGCGTGCCCTGGCGGAGCTTCCTGGCGCCGAGGCGGCGCTGGGGAGCGTTCGTCTCTGGGTGCTTGGGGGCGAGCCGCAGGACGTCGTCACCTCGGCGCAGCGGGTGGCGGTGGAGTCTTCTTTGGTGGGCGCGGCGTGGCCGTCTCCCGCTTCGGCGCCCGTGTACGTGCGGGATGCGTCCGGCGCCCCGGTGCCCGTGGGCGTGGTGGGGGAGCTGGCCCTGGGCGGCGCGGCGGTTCCGCTGGGCTTCTGGAATGACCCGGAGGCCACGCGGGCGCGCTTCATCTCCGTTCCGGGCTCGGATGAGCACTTCTTCGTGACGGGCCAGCGTGCCCGTTTCCGCGACGCCGGCGAAGTGGAGTGCGTGGCCCCCGCGCGTGCGACAAAGGCGCGACGTTCTATCTCGCAGCCAGCTCGCGGCACCGCGGGCACCCGGGCCCCCGCGCAGCAGACGGTGGGACCGGATGCTTCCTCCGCGATGGCCACTCCCGTGGTGCGCGTAGGTCGGGACAAGCCGCTACCGCTGTCCTTCCCCCAGCAGCGCATCTGGTACCTCCACCAGTTGGACCCGGCGGGCATCGCGTACAACAACACCGTCACCCTACGCCTCGATGGCGCGGTGGACGAAGCGCTCTTGGAGGCCGCGCTGAACGCGCTGGTCCGTCGGCATGAAGTCCTGCGCACCACCTTCGCGCTCGAAGACGGCGGTGCGTACCAGGTGCTTGCCGACGCCATGCCCCTGGTGCTGGAGCGGCTGGAGGCCCGAGGCGGCACGTTGGAGGCGCGGGAGTCGGACGCGCTGAAGCAGGCCCTGACCGAGGCGCGCAAGCCCTTTGACTTGATGCACGGGCCGGTGATGCGAGCCGTGCTGATTCGCATCAGCGAGTCCGTGTCCGTGCTGCACCTCACACTGCACCACATCGCCTCGGACGGATGGTCTGGGGGCGTGCTCTTCCGCGAGCTGGTGGCGGGCTACGAAGCGCTCGCGGCGGGTCGGCCGTCACCGCTGCCGGAGCTCCCGATTCAGTACGCGGACTACGCAGTGTGGCAGCGCGGCTGGCTGGAGGGGCCGGGCATGGAGGCCCAGCTCGCGTACTGGAAGAATCAGCTCGCGGGCGCGCAGGTGTTGGAGCTGCCAACGGACCGTCCGCGTCCCGCGCGCTGGACGGGCCGGGGCGGCCGTCTCCAGGTCTCCGTGGACAAGCCGGTGATGGACGCGGTGTGGGCCGTGGGCCGTCGCGAGGGCGCCACGCCCTTCATGGTGCTGACGGCGGCGTTCCAGACGCTGCTGCACCGGTACTCCGGGCAGGACGACATCATCGTCGGAACGTCCGCGGCGGGCCGCAACCGTCCGGAGCTGGAAGGGCTCATCGGCTGCTTCCTGAACACGCTCGCAATCCGAGGCGACCTGTCGGGAGCCCCCACCTTCGTGGAGCTGCTGCGCCGGGTGAAGGTGGCGTCGATTGGCGCGTACGCCCACCAGGAGATTCCGTTCGAGCGGCTGGTGGATGAGCTGCGCGTGCCGAGAGACCCGAGCCGCATGCCGCTGGTCCAGGCGATGCTCACGTTCCACAACACGCCGCCCGTCGAGGTCCACACGCCAGGGCTGGGCGTGAAGATGGTGGAGCTGGACATCGGTGCCACCAAGGTGGACTTGTCGTTGGAGCTGCGTGAGACGCCGCAGGGCCTCACGGGCGCCTTGGAATACCCGGCGGACCTGTTCGACCTGTCCACGGTGGAGTTGCTGTGGGCGCGCTTCGTCCGGCTGCTCCAGGGCATCGCCGCGAATCCGTCGCAGCGCGTGTCGGAGTTGCCGCTGCTGTCCGACGCGGAGCGCCAGCGGATGCTGGTGGAGTGGAACGACACCCGCGAACCCTTCGCGGCGGACGCGACCCTGCATGGCTTGTTCGAGGCGCAGGCTGCTCGAACGCCGGACGCGGTGGCGGTAGTGGCCGAGGGCCAGCAACTCACGTATGCGCAGCTGGATGAACAGGCCAACCAGCTCGCGCACCATCTGCGTACGCTGGGCGTGGGGCCCGAGGTCCGCGTGGGGCTGTGCACGGAGCGCTCCGTGGAGCTGGTGGTGGGGCTCCTGGGCGTGTTGAAGGCCGGCGGCGCGTTCGTCCCCTTGGACCCCGCGTACCCCACGGCTCGGTTGACGCACATGATGCGGGACGCCGGGCTGTCCGTGGTGGTGACGGTGGATGACATCGCGGACGTGCTCCCCGCGGGCGGTGAGCTGCTCGTCGCGGTGGACGGCGACGGACGCCACATCGCGCGCAATCCGTCGGAGCCACCTCGCGTGGGTTCGTTGCCGGAGCATCTGGCATACGTCATCTACACGTCTGGCTCCACGGGCACTCCGAAGGGCGTGTTGGTACCGCATCAGGGCCTCTGCAACACCCTGGGCACCATCATCCGGGCGCATGACGTGCGGCCAGGGCGGCGCGTGCTCCAGGCGGCGGCGCTCGGGTTCGATGCGTCCGTCCTGGAGGTGTTGTCCACGCTGGTGGCTGGGGCGGAGCTGCACCTGGCGCCGCGCGAGTCACTGCTGCCGGGAGAGCCGCTGCGCGGCCTGTTGGCGTCGCGGGGCATCACCACGGTGACGCTCACGCCTTCGTCCCTGTCGCAGTTGGAGCCGGAGGGCCTTCCCTTGCTGGAGACGGTCATCTCCGCCGGAGAAGCCTGCTCGCCGGAGTTGGCGCGGCGCTGGAAGCCGGGGCGGCGACTGCTCAACGGATATGGGCCCACGGAGGCGTCCGTCTGCGCGACGCTCTCCACCGAGCTGGACGTGGAGCGGCCGGACATCGGCCGGCCCATCGCGAACATGCGCGCGTACGTGCTGAATGGGCGGGGGCAACCCGTACCTCCGGGCGTGCCGGGCGAGCTGTACCTGGGCGGACCGGGCGTGGCGCGGGGTTATCTGGGGCGACCGGAGTTGACGGCGGAGCGCTTCGTCCCGGATGCATTCTCGGGAGAGGCGGGGACGCGGCTGTACCGCACGGGCGACCGGGTCCGCTTCCTCGCGGACGGGCGCCTGGAGTACCTGGGCCGCACCGACTTCCAGGTGAAGCTGCGCGGCTTCCGCATCGAACTGGGCGAAGTGGAGGCGGTGCTGCGCCAGTACCCCGACGTGCGTGACGCGGTGGCCCTCGTGCGCGAGGACACGCCGGGAGCGCGGAGGCTGGTGGGGTACGTCGTACAAGCCGCCGAACTGGACGCGTCGGCGCTGCGCTCGTTCATGAAGGAACGGTTGCCTGACCATCTGGTGCCCGCTGCCTTCGTCGCGCTGGACGCGCTTCCGCTGTCACCCAGCGGGAAGGTGGACCGGGCGGCGTTGCCGGCTCCAGACGCAGCGCGCGGAGGCAACGCAAAGGTGTACACCGAGCCGCGCACCGAGGCGGAGAAGGCGTTGGCCGCGCTCTGGGCGCAGGTGCTGGGCGTGGAGCGCGTGGGCCTGCACGACAACTTCTTCGAGCTGGGCGGCGACTCCATCCTGGGCATCCAGATCGTCTCCCGAGCCAAGGCCCTGGGGCTGGAGCTGGAGCCGGCCATGCTCTTCGAGCGGCAGACGCTCGTGGAGCTGGCGGCCGCCGCGGGGACGGCGAAGGCAGGCACGGCGGAGCAGGGGCTGGTGGAGGGGCCCGTGCCGCTGACGCCCATGCAGCGCATCTTCTTCGACGAGTGGGCGTTGCCTCAGCCGCACCACTACAACCTGGCCGCGGTGCTGGAGGTGCGCCGCCCGGTGGATGCCGCGCTGTTGGAGGAGGCGTTGCGGACGCTGGTGTCGCACCACGATGCGCTCCGGCTGCGCTTCACGCGGGCACCGGAAGACTGGCGCCAGTCCGTCGCGGGCGTGCCCGAGCGAGTGCCCGTGAGGCGCGTGGACCTTTCTTCCGTGCCGGAGGCGGATCAGGGCGCCGCGTTGGAATCCGTGGGCGCGGAGGTTCACCAGAGCCTGGACCTGGGCGAGGGACTGCTGCTGCGCGCTGCCTTGTTCGAGCGGGGTGCGGGCCGTTCGTCCCGGCTGCTGCTGGTGGTGCACCACCTGGCGGTGGATGGTGTGTCGCTCCGTCCGCTGCTGGAGGACCTGGAGACGGCATACTCGCAGCTGGAGCGGGGGGCTCCGGTGTCGCTGCCGCCGAAGACGACGTCCTTCAAGGCGTGGGCGGAGCGGCTGGTAGCGCATGCTCGGACGGACGAGGTGGCGCGCGAGCTGCCGCTCTGGAAGGCCTCGCGTGACGTCCCCTCGCTCCCGGTGGACCTGTCAGGTGGCGACGACACCGCGGGCTCGGAAGCACTGGTGACGGTGACGCTGGACATGGATGAAACGAAGGCGCTGGTGGGCGAGGTGCCCCTGGCGTACCGGGCGCGCGTCGACGAGGTGCTGCTCACGGCGGTGGCACGCGCGGTGTCCCGCTGGACGGGCAGCCGCAATGTGCGGCTGGAACTGGAGGGCCACGGGCGCGAGGCCCTCTTCGGTGACGTGGACCTGTCTCGCACCGTGGGGTGGTTCACCAGCACCTTCCCGCTGGAAGTGGAGTTGCCGGAGGCGGGCAGTCCAGGAGACGCGCTCAGGACGCTGCGGGATGCACGGCGGCGGTTGCCGGTGAATGGCATGGGCTATGGATTGCTGCGCTACCTGCGCGAAGACACGGCCCAGACGCTGCGCGCCTCGTCGCGCGCGGAGGTGGGGTTCAACTACCTGGGGCAGCTCGACGCGGCGGCTCGGGGGGCGGAGCGCTTCGCCCTCACGGAGGAGCCGAGCGGCGCGTGGCATGGCGCGGGAGGCCGCCGGCCGCACCGTCTCGAGGTGAATGCCGTGGTGAGCGAGGGCCGGCTGAAGGTGGCCTGGGCCTACAGCACGCGCGTCCACCAGCGGGCGACCATCGAAGTCTTGGCTGACGGCTTCCTGTCATCGCTGCGTGAGCTGATGGATGGCCGGAGTACGCCGGACGCGGCGCGCCGTTCGCCTGGGGACTTCCCGCTCGCGCGCCTCTCGTCCTCGTCCCTGGACCGCTTACTGCGGCAATTCCCGAACCTGGAGGACCTGTACCCGCTCACGTCGCTTCAGCAGGGCATGCTGTTCCATGTCGCGCTCGCGCCCCAAGGCTCGGGGGTCTTCCACGAGCAGTTGGCGTGGACGTCACGTGGGAAGGTGGATGTCGCCGCGCTGCGACGGGCGTGGGCGGTGGTCATCGCTCGCAACGCCGTTCTGCGAACGTCCTTCATCCACGAGGGACTGCCGGAGCCGCTCCAGGTGGTCCATGCCAAGGCGGACCTGCCCTGGACGGAG from Myxococcus xanthus encodes the following:
- a CDS encoding non-ribosomal peptide synthetase/type I polyketide synthase, which codes for MAELDDMQGEDSSSDIAVIGMAGRFPGARNLGDFWNNVRGGVESISFFSEDELERSPLIPEDLWRHPRFIRAGGILEGADGFDHGFFDIPLREAQWMDPQQRVFLQSAWAALEDAAYDPSRYKGRISLYAGAGSSGHLLNLLSEARKDAGAGLELATAGPESLAMKASFKLQLRGESVAVYTACSTGLVAIHMACQSLLTRQSDIALAGAVRIASPQRTGYLHQDGLIFSPDGHCRAFDHRAGGTVAGNGAGVVVLKLLSDALRDGDHIHAVIKGSAVNNDGQQKVGYTAPSIEGQTEVVADALAYAGLGGDDISYVEAHGTGTSLGDPIEIAALTRAFRKTTERSGFCAIGSLKTNLGHLDAAAGVAGFIKVVLSLQHGELPPSLHFERANPEIDFERSPFFVNTALKAWPRENRPRRAGVSSFGIGGTNAHVVLEEAPPADEKARGHRPLHVVTLSARTPSALEVMARELATHVESAPGLALEDVAFTRNVGRRSFEHRRAVVAADGAELAERLRKPAAVEAGRNRRVAFLFPGQGAQAVGMGRELHAVEPGFRKDVDAALARLEPSLAAEVRALLLPAQGQEAIAAQTLADPRVALPALFIVEHALARLWMSWGVRPHAVLGHSFGEYAAACVAGVLSPEDGLRLAVVRGALMARMPAGAMLAVGLEEAEFVPFLSEGLSLAAVNGEGRCVVSGPVEAIDALQAMLSSRGVGMVRLPSAHAFHSSAVEPLMVDLARAVSSLRLKAPELPYVSSLTGTWIRPEEATDPTYWARQMRQPVRFAAGLETLFGDGCSVLLEVGPGTDLTSLARGRARKERQLVVAPSLRRRPTESDARGLLQSLGDLWGAGVDVAWDKFHGAEPRRRVSLPTYPFEEKSCRLESSGAPLVLPMASVAVAGAALAGTGSVLPIAPTGASAPVTVGEIQQRVMDIWRERLGAVDVGPDDDFLELGGNSLMAAQMLTRLRETFSVQLPLSALFEAPTVAGISARIEAMLQAAGPLAGRAASEVMFRIDRAGELPLSVVQERVWRMEQLDPGNPSLNMPLAVRISGALDVPVLERSVNEVIRRHEMLRATYRVEDGRVRQRFSAEVRIQVPVVDLRSHGGDREAEALRLALDEAVRPFSLEHGPIVRASLLRLAEAEHLMLLTVHHIASDTLSMVAFFREAAANYQAFLAGQPAPLPELAVQYVDAAAWERRSLAGGTLAAQEAYWREVLADLPPSLELASDRPRGADLRLRGARFPVAFSRELSAALMGFSQREGVTPFMTLLAALASVLARYSGREDIVVGTPVGNRARGELEPLIGFVAHAMALRTDLSGDPSFRELVARARETTVGASSHQDVPFEHLLPLVASGRDPARSRLCDAALVLHAHVTTAPPSVAGLDMQLVEVPGTPAQFGATLGELTLLLNESESGGFHGFIEYATDLYDEPRIARLSAHLQTLLGAALANPALRVSRMPLSAPEERSAVARVPASLEGDTKSGQAVASSEPPSGQSSSIGHRDLADAAVLARFASWVARTPDAVAISMGDRRLSWRELSARARGLAVRLKQEGVGSDVPVAVRITPSVESVIALWGVLEAGGACLPVTAGEVAELTSLLPAQGPRLLLVARTEDVPALPKGIRALAAGSVDSSAEATERVPAERLAFIVPSPEVLGGHGRVMLSHRNVAHVLASLDARTGAGEGDVWLAAGGPSADPSGLDVLWALARGMRVVLPPERLAARFAVLGRNPDTRRPLDFSLSYFANDEDSLGEEKYELLLEGAKFADAHGFSAVWTPERRFHSFGGLYPQPSVVGGALAMLTRHVQIRAGSVVLPLHDPIEVAEQWSVVDNLSRGRVGLSFATGWHANDFSLSPGTFDRRREVLIERLEEVRRLWRGGTVLRRNGAGNEVELALRPKPKQKELPVWLTSTGNPETFRKAGEVGAGILTNVLGLGSNLDELATKVALYRETYRKAGHGPGQGHVTLMLHTFLGQDLDEVREAVREPLLRYFRSSVDVFANLVASQGLQVDVRGLTPEDVEVMLAQGVEHYIKEGGLFGSVEDCVRVVERVRSLDVDEIACLVDFGVELEPMMSSLRLLDVVRQRSQVQALPADAVLAEGDAGFGALLSLVRDEGVTTLRCAPSQARALAELPGAEAALGSVRLWVLGGEPQDVVTSAQRVAVESSLVGAAWPSPASAPVYVRDASGAPVPVGVVGELALGGAAVPLGFWNDPEATRARFISVPGSDEHFFVTGQRARFRDAGEVECVAPARATKARRSISQPARGTAGTRAPAQQTVGPDASSAMATPVVRVGRDKPLPLSFPQQRIWYLHQLDPAGIAYNNTVTLRLDGAVDEALLEAALNALVRRHEVLRTTFALEDGGAYQVLADAMPLVLERLEARGGTLEARESDALKQALTEARKPFDLMHGPVMRAVLIRISESVSVLHLTLHHIASDGWSGGVLFRELVAGYEALAAGRPSPLPELPIQYADYAVWQRGWLEGPGMEAQLAYWKNQLAGAQVLELPTDRPRPARWTGRGGRLQVSVDKPVMDAVWAVGRREGATPFMVLTAAFQTLLHRYSGQDDIIVGTSAAGRNRPELEGLIGCFLNTLAIRGDLSGAPTFVELLRRVKVASIGAYAHQEIPFERLVDELRVPRDPSRMPLVQAMLTFHNTPPVEVHTPGLGVKMVELDIGATKVDLSLELRETPQGLTGALEYPADLFDLSTVELLWARFVRLLQGIAANPSQRVSELPLLSDAERQRMLVEWNDTREPFAADATLHGLFEAQAARTPDAVAVVAEGQQLTYAQLDEQANQLAHHLRTLGVGPEVRVGLCTERSVELVVGLLGVLKAGGAFVPLDPAYPTARLTHMMRDAGLSVVVTVDDIADVLPAGGELLVAVDGDGRHIARNPSEPPRVGSLPEHLAYVIYTSGSTGTPKGVLVPHQGLCNTLGTIIRAHDVRPGRRVLQAAALGFDASVLEVLSTLVAGAELHLAPRESLLPGEPLRGLLASRGITTVTLTPSSLSQLEPEGLPLLETVISAGEACSPELARRWKPGRRLLNGYGPTEASVCATLSTELDVERPDIGRPIANMRAYVLNGRGQPVPPGVPGELYLGGPGVARGYLGRPELTAERFVPDAFSGEAGTRLYRTGDRVRFLADGRLEYLGRTDFQVKLRGFRIELGEVEAVLRQYPDVRDAVALVREDTPGARRLVGYVVQAAELDASALRSFMKERLPDHLVPAAFVALDALPLSPSGKVDRAALPAPDAARGGNAKVYTEPRTEAEKALAALWAQVLGVERVGLHDNFFELGGDSILGIQIVSRAKALGLELEPAMLFERQTLVELAAAAGTAKAGTAEQGLVEGPVPLTPMQRIFFDEWALPQPHHYNLAAVLEVRRPVDAALLEEALRTLVSHHDALRLRFTRAPEDWRQSVAGVPERVPVRRVDLSSVPEADQGAALESVGAEVHQSLDLGEGLLLRAALFERGAGRSSRLLLVVHHLAVDGVSLRPLLEDLETAYSQLERGAPVSLPPKTTSFKAWAERLVAHARTDEVARELPLWKASRDVPSLPVDLSGGDDTAGSEALVTVTLDMDETKALVGEVPLAYRARVDEVLLTAVARAVSRWTGSRNVRLELEGHGREALFGDVDLSRTVGWFTSTFPLEVELPEAGSPGDALRTLRDARRRLPVNGMGYGLLRYLREDTAQTLRASSRAEVGFNYLGQLDAAARGAERFALTEEPSGAWHGAGGRRPHRLEVNAVVSEGRLKVAWAYSTRVHQRATIEVLADGFLSSLRELMDGRSTPDAARRSPGDFPLARLSSSSLDRLLRQFPNLEDLYPLTSLQQGMLFHVALAPQGSGVFHEQLAWTSRGKVDVAALRRAWAVVIARNAVLRTSFIHEGLPEPLQVVHAKADLPWTEHDLRGVPAEEQRARLEALVREDRARGFNLAPAPLARMEVVRLAEQEYRFLWSHHHLVMDGWGVGVMLKEVFACYAALTQGRDVALPRPAAWRDYMAWLQRQDLSRAEAFWREELAGFTTPTPLPGARAAAPGMEAAVTGEEILWLSEEATAALQAFARRNAVTLNTLTQGAWALLLGRYAGQEDVVFGATVSGRPVDLPDAESMVGLFINSLPIRVGLSSNALVVPWLQKLQARQLEMRKYEHSPLVQVKGWSDMPRGLPLFESLLIFENYPLDTSLGQGVPGLEVVDVESHEQGNHPLIAYVVPGDRLRLSLAYAPELHGSDVVAELLEHWRILLEALASGVERLAGVTVPGDAERLQAMAMARVAPAGHAAEYVAPATPEELALAGIWTELLGRPRIGARDDFFALGGHAGMAARIVARVREALGVELPLTAVFESPTLAGMAEVVSRMAGSMKRLADDAIAPASKSLDPAALDQLSDEELDALLDATEAEG